A genomic region of Amphiura filiformis chromosome 6, Afil_fr2py, whole genome shotgun sequence contains the following coding sequences:
- the LOC140154313 gene encoding thyroid hormone receptor beta-A-like → MEKFKFGPTEAEKRAPYIPSYMDLTNGPEPCVVCGDAATGYHYRCMTCEGCKGFFRRTIQKNLSYYCKWNEECIIDKTTRNQCQQCRYKKCIIVGMAPDLVLNENQRKAKRRLIKENRDKRSREEMLRQTGLLLTNRLTDGEEGLINAIVIAHRETSYLYRRRSSSSSGDEGGEPETKKQRSCTKEELESLTWQNLAGIMTPSIVKVVEFAKRVPGFIELHGEDQVLLLKSCCMEIMCLRIAQKYDPENEKLILGNGVRVDKSELNNGVLNELVEPIFDFAVGLSRLELTDTEMALLAAVLLIAGDRPGLKNPRSVEQLQDTLLSAFQHFINETRPKTPVHWAKILMKITDLRTISARHAERIMTIKLDRPQEIPQIFLEMFDDCNTSM, encoded by the exons GTCCTACAGAAGCAGAGAAGA GAGCACCATATATACCTAGTTATATGGATTTAACCAATGGCCCAGAGCCATGTGTTGTGTGTGGAGATGCTGCTACAGGTTATCACTACAGATGCATGACATGTGAAGGATgcaag GGTTTCTTCAGGAGGACAATACAGAAGAACCTGTCTTACTATTGCAAATGGAATGAGGAATGTATAATAGACAAGACCACACGCAATCAATGCCAACAATGTAGATACAAGAAATGCATAATAGTGGGAATGGCACCAGATT TGGTACTAAATGAAAATCAAAGAAAAGCCAAACGAAGATTGATCAAAGAGAATCGTGACAAAAGAAGCAGAGAAGAGATGTTGAGACAGACAGGATTACTACTCACTAACAGGTTGACAGATGGAGAAGAGGGTCTTATTAACGCTATTGTTATCGCTCACAGAGAAACTAGTTACTTATATAGGAGGAGGTCCAGCTCATCTTCAGGAGATGAG GGCGGTGAACCAGAGACTAAGAAACAACGTTCCTGCACCAAAGAAGAACTAGAATCTCTCACCTGGCAAAATCTTGCTGGTATAATGACCCCCTCTATTGTCAAGGTAGTAGAGTTTGCCAAACGGGTACCAGGTTTCATTGAG CTTCATGGAGAAGATCAAGTCCTTTTGCTTAAAAGTTGCTGCATGGAAATAATGTGTCTCCGCATTGCCCAAAAATATGACCCCGAAAATGAAAAGCTCATACTTGGCAATGGAGTGCGGGTGGACAAGTCCGAGCTTAACAATGGGGTTCTTAACGAGCTGGTGGAACCTATCTTTGATTTTGCTGTAGGTCTGTCACGCTTAGAGTTGACGGACACAGAAATGGCTTTGCTTGCTGCTGTTTTGCTTATTGCTGGAG ATCGTCCTGGATTGAAGAATCCCAGATCAGTGGAGCAATTACAAGATACTTTGCTGAGTGCATTTCAGCATTTCATCAATGAAACCAGACCAAAAACACCTGTACATTGGGCCAAGATTCTTATGAAG ATCACAGACTTGAGGACTATAAGTGCAAGGCATGCAGAACGTATTATGACAATCAAACTGGACAGACCTCAGGAGATACCGCAAATATTCCTCGAGATGTTTGATGACTGTAACACATCGATGTAA